The Halotia branconii CENA392 region CAACTGCGATCGCCCAGTCTCCTACCTGTACGTTATCAGAAGAACCTAAAGGCGCAACAGGCAAGTCGTTACCAGCATTGATTTTTACAACCGCTAAATCTGTTACTTCATCAATGCCTTTAACTTGACCTTCAAAGTTACGGCCATCTTTGAGGCGGACTGTTACCTTATCAGCTTTATCGACTACATGGGCATTGGTAAGAATTAATCCACCTTTGTCAATAATAAAACCAGAACCTAAACCGCGTAATTGCTCAGAAGGCATCTGTTGAGGTAAGCCTTCACCAAAAAACCGACGAAAAAAGGGATCTTCCAAAAATGGATCGACTCGACGAGAAATTGTACGCTCCGTATCAATCCGTACTACTGCTGTACCTACACGATTTACAGCTGCTGTGACAAAGCTAGTGTTACCTATAGCAGCAGTTGCTGGCGATTGTTTTTGAGCAATCAACTCTGGTGTATCTACCACAGGATTAGGTGCAGGTTCTGCGAGTGAGGGTAAAACCCGCAAAGTGCTAACGGTTAGCGCCACTCCTAAAATTATAGCTAACAGATGAGAACTGACTCGACGTATAGAACGGGGTATTTTGGAAAATCGCATAATTACAACCTAAATTTAGAAACCTAGTTGTTGTTTAGTCGTAAGAATTTATCTATCTATGGTTATTTTTACAGTTTCGATGACAATCTCTGACTTGTGACGTTTTACTTTCTCTCTAATGTTTGGAGCTGAGACCTTTTGCAAAGCCTCTGTAATTAAAAGTAATTGAACATTTAGCCCCATAGCTATTATGGAGATTTACCATTGCCAGGTTCGGTTTTTACTATTTTCAATGAGTTCAGCTAATCCCTATTTTTGATTACCATTATTGAACCATTCTCCTCTAGGCTAGGATCTTAGTACCACCAGTGCTTTAATAACCCATGAACGGATCAACTCAAGAATCCTTGCCCATAGTCGAGAAAGTAGAAAAATCCCACAGTCATGAGCATACAGATCATACTCATGGACATGGAGAATCGGTTCATCCTCACGTCCATAGCGAAGAGTCCTTAAGGCGAATCGTTAATCGACTTTCACGTATAGAAGGACACATTCGCGGTATTAAAACGATGGTGCAGCAAAATAGCCCTTGTCCTGATGTTTTATTGCAAATTGCCGCTGTACGGGGCGCATTAGATAAAGTGGCGAGAATCGTTTTAGATGAACATTTAACTGAGTGTATTGCAAGAGCTGCTCAAGAAGGCAATATGGAAGTTGAAATTGCCCAATTAAAAGCCGCTTTAGATCGATTTTTGCCTTAATTCATCTATTTGAGTTTTTTGGTTGTTATATTCTGTTCTAACCACTGAATAACCTGATAACCAAGACGAGTCCCATCTAATCGGTCGATTTCGCGGATTCCGGTAGGGCTAGTAACATTAACTTCGGTAAGGTAGCCACCGATTACGTCAATACCTACAAAAATCAAGCCGTCTTTACGTAATTCTTCGGCTAATTGGGTACAAATTTCAGATTCTCTTGAGGTGATTTTAGTTCGAGCAACCGTACCACCTGTGGCCATGTTATTACGAAAATCACTGCCACTAGAAAGGCGATTCAGCGCGCCAATTGGTTCACCATCGAGTAAGATAATCCGCTTGTCTCCCTCTTTGGCCTCTGTAAGATAAGTTTGCACCATAACTGGCACTCGACCTTGAAGGGTACTAAGCTCAATTATGGAGTTAAAATTGCGATCGCCTGATTGTAGAACTAAAATTCCTTCGCCAGCTTTGTTACCTAGTGGCTTAAGAATAGTCATCCCCTTAGCTTCAACAAATTGCCTAATAACTTGCTTATCGGCACTGACTATCGTTTCTGGAATTGCATCGGTAAACTGGAGGGCATACATTTTTTCATTTGCCCCTCGAATACCACTAGGACTGTTAATTACTAAAGTTTTATTTTGGTCAACGTAATCCAGAATATAAGTCGCATACAGGTACGAATCATTAATCGGTGGGTCTGTCCGCATAAAGACAGCATCCATTGTTTCTAAAGGAGTCAAACAAAGCTCACTTAACTTGTACCAAGGATTTGCCGCTACCCAACGTCCTTCCACCAACTGTATTGGTACAAGTTCTACCTGCTGTAATATAGCCCAAGCATTACCATTTGCCACACTCAGCAGGTTTGCCTGAGTTACCCAAATTTCATGTCCTAGAGCTTGTGCTGCTTCCATCAGTGCAACACTAGTATCATGACAGGGGTCGAGCTGATGGATAGGATCAATAATAAAAGCCAGTTTCACACTTTTTGCCTCAATCACCAGGGAATTTTGAATTATTCAATTTAGATTATCCCCTGATGTCCAGACCGATTCACAATTGCTTTTAGAGGAAAAAGCAATCACCATATTTTTTCAATCTACACGTTGCTAGCAGCTAGTAGCTCATCTAGCTCACCTTGACTGTCTAATGCGTAGATATCGTCACAACCACCAATATGCTCGTCGTTGATAAAAATTTGTGGTACAGAGCGTCTGCCATTAGCTCTCTGGGCCATTTTATCTCGTGCAGTTTCGTCTCCATCAACACTGTATTCGGTAAATTCGACTCCCTTTTGCTTGAGCAAACCTTTGGCACGAATGCAAAATGGGCAAGTCCTCCAAGTGTAAATTTCTACTTTGGCAGCCATAACATCCTCAATTTGGTTTAGTACTTTTTAATTTTAGATCTTTGCTCTTGACCATAGCGGCTTATCCAGTTTTTTTTAACTGTAGAAATGGTTCAGTATAGTTGTCAAAAATAAAAATTACTCCCTTCCTGGTGTTCAACTACTAAAA contains the following coding sequences:
- a CDS encoding metal-sensitive transcriptional regulator, giving the protein MNGSTQESLPIVEKVEKSHSHEHTDHTHGHGESVHPHVHSEESLRRIVNRLSRIEGHIRGIKTMVQQNSPCPDVLLQIAAVRGALDKVARIVLDEHLTECIARAAQEGNMEVEIAQLKAALDRFLP
- the gshB gene encoding glutathione synthase: MKLAFIIDPIHQLDPCHDTSVALMEAAQALGHEIWVTQANLLSVANGNAWAILQQVELVPIQLVEGRWVAANPWYKLSELCLTPLETMDAVFMRTDPPINDSYLYATYILDYVDQNKTLVINSPSGIRGANEKMYALQFTDAIPETIVSADKQVIRQFVEAKGMTILKPLGNKAGEGILVLQSGDRNFNSIIELSTLQGRVPVMVQTYLTEAKEGDKRIILLDGEPIGALNRLSSGSDFRNNMATGGTVARTKITSRESEICTQLAEELRKDGLIFVGIDVIGGYLTEVNVTSPTGIREIDRLDGTRLGYQVIQWLEQNITTKKLK
- the grxC gene encoding glutaredoxin 3; its protein translation is MAAKVEIYTWRTCPFCIRAKGLLKQKGVEFTEYSVDGDETARDKMAQRANGRRSVPQIFINDEHIGGCDDIYALDSQGELDELLAASNV